One genomic window of Bactrocera dorsalis isolate Fly_Bdor chromosome 4, ASM2337382v1, whole genome shotgun sequence includes the following:
- the LOC115066099 gene encoding uncharacterized protein LOC115066099 produces MFPQTVLYVAVFLSLLLGGNTLFAQSKGLEDGPDYAEIAGNLSAAIVEMVQSSFIGNRKVLTYNLYAFVQRPERRYLFGDIMENVLRSSGKNATVRIGMGEPVPGDHERHYNVLLVDSAASLNSLYTEFAKYHLYTNGYFVIVLHTFDSAHYYDVLFEIFELNWFLGIIDANVLVYALTNLSLLYNIHPFNEFHCKGLAPTISNRFTNSRWWHTNFYPDKLADLHGCALVCATWEEMPYRSLQEQSGEVGALAGIEGKLLEYLAMTLNFSLKFRLLDDYESSHTLDKKGVVFKELIANGTDFVVGAFPYRTPAKDDIFTPTFPYFLSSLNFIVNSNLEPYSPFRKLFLPFRSHIWRLLLIIYLGVFALRLIFSLMGVTRSHFVFGVTNHMPGINMFNVCLGGALPPRQVPRRNFARYVLMLWLIMTMLLRSSYQAFLYNLIKSNIGRPPPNTIAELLHQNYQLLMTEDVLATIHDLPVISSSAQVLNISRSHSFELVRRSDRRIAILTPYEYVGYFKRYNTSFTKGVHVVEERVFTQQLSFYMASNSMLLHRFNDIILQYITVGLWEKWVRELLDMSLRFDSGSEEPIAKVTVQQMSGAWYVWLTGNVLSAFVLVVERLWKWE; encoded by the exons atgtttcctCAAACGGTTTTGTATGTCGCTGTGTTTCTATCGCTGCTCCTCGGCGGTAATACTCTGTTTGCGCAAAGCAAGGGCCTGGAAGATGGTCCCGACTACGCAGAAATTGCTGGAAATCTCTCTGCCGCTATTGTGGAGATGGTGCAGAGCAGCTTTATCGGCAACCGAAAGGTGCTCACATATAACCTCTACGCCTTTGTTCAGCGGCCGGAAAGGCGTTACCTGTTTGGTGACATTATGGAAAATGTACTGCGATCTTCGGGTAAAAACGCTACAGTGCGCATTGGTATGGGCGAACCGGTGCCGGGCGATCATGAACGTCACTATAATGTACTACTAGTCGATTCTGCTGCTTCTCTAAA CTCGCTCTATACCGAGTTCGCGAAGTATCACCTCTACACGAACGGCTACTTCGTTATTGTCTTACACACCTTCGACTCGGCGCATTACTATGATGTGCTCTTCGAAATATTCGAGCTTAATTGGTTTTTGGGCATAATCGATGCCAACGTCTTGGTGTATGCGTTGACCAACTTGTCGCTGCTGTACAACATTCACCCCTTCAATGAGTTCCATTGCAAAGGGTTGGCGCCGACTATAAGCAACCGCTTCACCAATTCACGGTGGTGGCATACCAACTTCTATCCCGACAAACTGGCAGACTTACATGGCTGTGCTCTGGTTTGTGCCACTTGGGAGGAAATGCCATACCGTAGTTTGCAGGAACAGAGCGGCGAAGTCGGTGCACTGGCAGGCATTGAAGGCAAGCTGTTGGAATATTTGGCAATGACTCTGaacttttctttgaaatttcgtTTACTTGACGACTACGAGAGCTCGCATACCCTGGATAAGAAAGGTGTGGTTTTTAAAGAG CTTATTGCGAACGGAACGGATTTCGTAGTTGGTGCCTTCCCATATAGAACGCCAGCTAAAGACGACATTTTCACGCCCACATTTCCGTATTTCCTCAGTAGTTTGAACTTCATTGTCAACTCCAACCTGGAGCCCTACTCACCGTTCAGAAAGTTATTTCTACCATTTAGAAGTCACATTTGGCGTCTGCTGCTAATCATCTACCTTGGCGTATTTGCGCTTCGACTGATTTTTTCTTTGATGGGCGTAACACGAAGTCACTTTGTGTTTGGCGTCACGAATCATATGCCGGGAATAAATATGTTTAACGTTTGTTTGGGCGGCGCACTCCCGCCACGTCAGGTGCCACGGCGAAATTTCGCACGGTACGTTCTAATGCTTTGGCTAATAATGACTATGTTGCTGCGCAGCTCTTACCAGGCGTTCTTGTACAACCTGATTAAGTCCAATATAGGTCGACCGCCGCCGAATACAATTGCCGAGTTGTTGCATCAGAACTATCAGCTGCTCATGACCGAAGATGTGTTGGCCACTATACACGACTTGCCCGTGATTTCTTCGAGCGCGCAAGTCTTGAACATATCACGTTCCCACAGCTTCGAGTTGGTGCGTCGGTCAGATCGGCGCATTGCTATACTGACGCCATACGAATATGTGGGTTACTTCAAGCGCTACAATACGTCCTTTACCAAGGGCGTCCACGTGGTTGAGGAACGGGTGTTTACGCAACAGTTAAGCTTCTACATGGCAAGCAATTCAATGCTTTTACATCGCTTCAATGACATCATTTTGCAATACATCACTGTGGGTTTGTGGGAGAAGTGGGTTAGAGAGCTGCTGGATATGAGTCTTCGATTTGACAGTGGATCCGAAGAACCAATAGCAAAGGTTACGGTGCAACAAATGTCCGGAGCTTGGTATGTTTGGCTTACCGGGAACGTGCTGAGTGCTTTTGTTTTAGTCGTTGAAAGGCTTTGGAAATGGGAGTAA